The Desulfosalsimonas propionicica DNA window CCCCTGATCGGCCTCGGCAGACGGCCGCCATCGGGCGGCGGGAAACCGGTAAGCCTCCGGCCCCTGCTGCCCGGCTTTATAAACACAGGCAGGGAATAAAGCAAAGGACAAAACCAATGACAACAACACAATGCGATACCTTGGGAAACAGTGCTTACCCGTACGAAGAAAACGAATACGATCTGGTCATCATCGGTGCCGGGCCGGCAGGCATGACGGCATCCATCTATGCCATTCGTGCCAATATGAGGGTGCTGCTTCTTGACAAGCTGTCCCCTGGCGGCCAGGTGATCAACACCCTGGAGGTCCAGAATTATCCCGGCGCCGGAATTATCAACGGTGCTGAACTGGCCATTCAGATGTTCGAGCAGACCCAGGCCCTTGGCGTGCCTTTTGAATACGCCACCGCAACACAAATTCTGGAAAACAACGGGAAAAAACAGATTGTCTGCGAGGAAGGGCAGACATTTCAAGCCAGGGCCGTCATTATTGCCACCGGCACCAATCCCCGAAGGCTCGGTGTCCCGGGTGAGGAAAAATTTGCCGGTGACAGCATTCACTGGTGCGCCATCTGCGACGGCTCCCAGTACCGCTGCAAAACGGTCGCCATGATCGGCGGAGGCAATTCTGCGGTTGAAGAGTCCCTTTACCTGGCGGGAATTGCCGACCACCTGTCGCTGATCACGCTTTTCGACCTGACGGCCGACCCGGCAGCATGCGACAAATTACGGGCCCTGCCCAACGTCACAATTTATGAATGTCATGAAATTCTTGAATTTATCGGCACCAACGGCCTGGAGGCGATACGGGCCCGGTGCACCAAAAGCGGCGAAGAGATCACAGTCAGGACAGAAGGCGCCTTTGAATATATCGGCCTGGAACCCAAGGCGGAGGCTTTCAAGAACCTGGGCATTCTGAATGAACACGGCTACATTGAAGCCGATTCCTGGATGGAGACCCGTGCAGGAGGCATTTTCGGGGCCGGGGACATTAACAGCAAAAACCTCCGACAGATCGTCACCGCCTGCAGCGATGGCGCGCTCGCCGCACAGGCGGCCGCCCGATACATTGAAATGATGAAGTAAAAGGTGTCATCAAGAAAAAAGCGAGGTAAAGATGAAAAACAAATCTTTTGCCAATACAGGCAAAATGATCATGTGGGCGTCTGCATTTTCCTGCCTCTTATGATTATGGCCATCCCTGTTACAGAATCCTTTACGACTGAAATCAGATGTTTTTTCGCAGTCACCCTTTTTGTTATCTTCCTGTGGGCCTTTGAACTGATGCCCTATGTCATACCCGCCATGTTTCTTCCGGTTTTGTATGTGGTCACCGGGATTGCGGGACCCGCGGCGGCGTTTGCTCCATGGGGCCATTACATTCCCTGGATGCTGCTGGCCGGCATGATCCTGACCTACATTTTTGATGACGCAGGGCTGCTCCGCAGAATCAGCTACTGGGCGATTCTGAAAACCGGAGGCAGCTTTAACGGACTTTTATACGGCCTTATGATCTCCGGCGTCGTCATCGCCCTGATTCTTCCGGACATTGCCTCCCGGACGGTTTTGTTCGTTGCCATTGCCTTCGGCATCTGCAAGGCCCTGGAGTTGCCGCCCTTGTCAAGACGCGCTTCAGCGGTCATGCTGGCCGGGGTGATGTCCGCGCTGACCCCGTCATACATCTATTATACCTCCGCCGCGCAGACACTGATCGCCTGGGAAGCCGCAAGCGGGTCCGGCTATACCATCTCCTGGCTCCGGTATCTTCTATACAACGGCCTCCCCACCCTCATCTGGTGTTTTCTGACGATCCTGATCATCCAGGTATTGTTCGGCCGCGCAAAAAAAGAACACTACAAAAGCTACTTCGAAGAAGAATATCGTAAAATGGGGAAACTCAGCATCAAAGAAAAAAAGCTGGCGGTGATTTCCCTGGGACTTTGCCTTTTTGTGGTTCTGGAGTCGTACCACGGGATT harbors:
- a CDS encoding NAD(P)/FAD-dependent oxidoreductase, which codes for MTTTQCDTLGNSAYPYEENEYDLVIIGAGPAGMTASIYAIRANMRVLLLDKLSPGGQVINTLEVQNYPGAGIINGAELAIQMFEQTQALGVPFEYATATQILENNGKKQIVCEEGQTFQARAVIIATGTNPRRLGVPGEEKFAGDSIHWCAICDGSQYRCKTVAMIGGGNSAVEESLYLAGIADHLSLITLFDLTADPAACDKLRALPNVTIYECHEILEFIGTNGLEAIRARCTKSGEEITVRTEGAFEYIGLEPKAEAFKNLGILNEHGYIEADSWMETRAGGIFGAGDINSKNLRQIVTACSDGALAAQAAARYIEMMK
- a CDS encoding SLC13 family permease; translation: MGVCIFLPLMIMAIPVTESFTTEIRCFFAVTLFVIFLWAFELMPYVIPAMFLPVLYVVTGIAGPAAAFAPWGHYIPWMLLAGMILTYIFDDAGLLRRISYWAILKTGGSFNGLLYGLMISGVVIALILPDIASRTVLFVAIAFGICKALELPPLSRRASAVMLAGVMSALTPSYIYYTSAAQTLIAWEAASGSGYTISWLRYLLYNGLPTLIWCFLTILIIQVLFGRAKKEHYKSYFEEEYRKMGKLSIKEKKLAVISLGLCLFVVLESYHGIEVGWGFVAAVFLCYLPGINLGTEHSYKDANYALIIFVASCMAIGAVSNQLGAGVFIAQNLQPYLSGGLVHMVAASWLLAVILNFVMTPLAAVSCLSGPLAGIVNTMDAPIVPVMYAWNQGLEQIILPYEYALILLAFGYGYISLKHFIGFFSVRMVANILFVVIVYLPFWMIFG